A region from the Rosa rugosa chromosome 6, drRosRugo1.1, whole genome shotgun sequence genome encodes:
- the LOC133714673 gene encoding transcription factor bHLH36-like isoform X2, whose amino-acid sequence MFPLHQGNKLVFQISSSNPHHQNSSEDRILGYASPDGCSSTVLSNNNNMGKSRRRKLVVAALDQTIIENSKDNKKKKMMIHRENERQRRQEMATLYSCLRSLLPLEFIKGKRSTSDHMNEAVNYIKHLQNRIKTLDAKRDELKKFPKISTVIDRRCTTGSSLNSDKVNLPSCFTVQPSSGGVQILVSGGFRKDGLPLISISSVLEILLGQGLTVVSCVSSQVNERLLHTFQIEVRTPKLSKWPDTVLQSTVGAFHMRRRGLSWV is encoded by the exons atGTTTCCTTTACACCAGGGAAATAAGCTGGTCTTCCAGATTTCATCATCTAATCCTCACCACCAGAATTCATCAGAAGATAGGATTCTCGGATATGCTTCGCCGGATGGATGCAGCAGTACTGTCCTTAGCAACAACAATAACATGGGGAAAAGCCGGCGGCGGAAATTAGTGGTTGCAGCTTTGGATCAGACAATTATTGAAAATTCAAAGgataacaagaagaagaaaatgatgatTCATAGGGAGAATGAAAGGCAAAGAAGGCAAGAAATGGCTACCTTATACTCCTGTCTTAGATCCCTACTCCCCCTTGAATTCATCAAG GGAAAGCGTTCGACGTCTGATCACATGAACGAAGCTGTGAACTACATAAAACACCTCCAGAATAGGATCAAAACATTAGACGCAAAGAGAGATGAATTGAAGAAATTCCCTAAAATAAGCACTGTTATTGACCGTCGCTGCACTACTGGAAGCTCTTTGAATTCAGACAAGGTGAATTTGCCTAGCTGTTTTACAGTCCAGCCAAGTTCTGGTGGAGTGCAAATTTTGGTGAGTGGCGGCTTCAGAAAGGATGGGTTACCACTCATTTCAATCTCAAGCGTTTTGGAAATTCTGCTTGGACAAGGGCTTACTGTTGTTAGTTGTGTCTCCTCCCAAGTAAATGAAAGACTCCTTCACACTTTCCAGATTGAG gttcgaaccccgaagctgtcaaagtggccagacactgtgctgcaatccacagttggagcatttcacatgcgccgaaggggtttatcttgggtctag
- the LOC133714672 gene encoding receptor-like serine/threonine-protein kinase At4g25390 yields MRPITQSPSPSSPQPPHPHRTNLLVPLAGAATTTAFSLLLFLLVCFRKITRKRTAPEADSKPPHRFSYTLLRRATDSFSPTLRLGQGGSGSVFFGTLPHTRQDVAVKLMDSGSLQGEREFQNELFFASMLDSRHVISVLGFSSDRKRRRMLLVYEFMSNGNLQDALLHRKCPELMEWKKRFSIMVDVAKGLCYLHGLDPPVVHGDVKPSNVLLDGSFNVKIADFGLARLKSEIQVVIGEDVKKGEGVEVKKEELEDCGSVVEETESVSVATAGFEDSNLGVDQSPESLVIKLPVSPETPVTASPPEENVDKEGGEKPSVNKDWWMRQENGSGVKDYVMEWIGNERPTAASSSEMVGRSEKKKNKKRNRKRLDWWMSMEESGKVSSKEKRRPAREWWKEEYCEELTKKKKKKDKKQSKGMSFDENESDWWPHDDELYAETRKKKKSRSRSWGSMSSIDWWLDGIRRNASNNSASGEIPKSCGMSSTPSMRGTVCYVAPEYGFGGDPSELCDVYSFGVLLLVVIAGRRPLQVTNSPLSEFQRANLLSWARHLARAGKLIDLVDKSIQGLEQEQALLCITVALVCLQKIPARRPSMKEVVGMLTGELEPPKLPPELTTSAQSRFSHKSHRKVR; encoded by the coding sequence ATGCGCCCAATCACCCAATCCCCGTCACCCTCATCCCCTCAGCCACCGCACCCCCACCGCACCAACCTCCTCGTCCCACTCGCCGGCGCCGCCACGACCACCGCCTTctccctcctcctcttcctcctcgtcTGCTTCCGCAAAATCACCCGCAAGCGCACCGCCCCCGAAGCCGACTCCAAGCCCCCCCACCGCTTCTCCTACACCCTCCTCCGACGCGCCACAGACTCCTTCTCCCCCACGCTCCGCCTCGGCCAGGGCGGCTCCGGCTCCGTATTCTTCGGAACGCTCCCCCACACCCGGCAGGACGTCGCCGTCAAGCTCATGGACTCCGGGTCCCTCCAGGGCGAGCGCGAGTTCCAGAACGAGCTCTTCTTCGCCTCCATGCTCGACTCCCGACACGTCATCTCGGTCCTCGGATTCTCCTCCGATCGGAAACGGCGCCGTATGCTGCTGGTTTACGAGTTCATGAGCAACGGGAACCTGCAGGACGCGCTGCTGCACCGGAAGTGCCCGGAGCTGATGGAGTGGAAGAAGAGGTTTTCGATTATGGTGGATGTAGCTAAGGGTCTTTGCTACCTTCATGGATTGGACCCGCCGGTTGTTCACGGTGACGTCAAGCCGAGTAATGTGCTGCTGGACGGGAGCTTCAATGTGAAGATTGCCGATTTCGGGCTGGCGAGGCTAAAGTCGGAAATTCAGGTTGTGATTGGGGAGGATGTGAAGAAGGGTGAGGGTGTGGAGGTGAAGAAGGAGGAGCTTGAAGACTGTGGCTCTGTGGTTGAGGAAACCGAGAGTGTTAGTGTTGCCACTGCAGGGTTTGAGGATTCGAATTTGGGAGTCGATCAGTCGCCGGAGAGTTTAGTGATCAAGCTGCCCGTTTCGCCGGAGACTCCGGTGACGGCGTCACCACCGGAGGAGAATGTGGATAAGGAGGGGGGAGAGAAGCCGAGTGTGAATAAGGATTGGTGGATGAGACAGGAGAATGGGAGTGGTGTGAAGGACTATGTGATGGAGTGGATTGGGAATGAGAGGCCCACGGCTGCTTCGAGTAGTGAAATGGTGGGGAGgtcggagaagaagaagaataagaagaggaaTAGGAAGAGATTGGATTGGTGGATGTCGATGGAGGAGAGTGGGAAAGTTTCGAGCAAGGAGAAGAGGAGGCCTGCCAGGGAATGGTGGAAGGAGGAGTATTGTGAGGAGctgacaaagaagaaaaagaagaaggataaGAAGCAGAGTAAAGGAATGAGCTTTGATGAGAATGAGAGTGACTGGTGGCCACACGACGATGAATTGTATGCTGAGaccaggaagaagaagaagagtaggAGCAGGAGTTGGGGGAGTATGAGTAGTATTGATTGGTGGTTGGATGGAATTCGCCGTAATGCTAGTAATAATTCTGCTAGTGGGGAAATTCCTAAAAGCTGTGGCATGAGTAGTACGCCAAGTATGAGAGGAACTGTATGTTATGTTGCCCCCGAATATGGTTTTGGTGGTGATCCTTCAGAATTATGTGATGTTTATAGTTTTggggtgttgttgttggttgttaTAGCCGGAAGGCGCCCACTTCAGGTAACAAATTCGCCTCTGTCAGAGTTCCAGAGAGCGAATTTGTTGTCTTGGGCACGCCATCTTGCTCGTGCTGGGAAGCTTATTGATCTTGTTGATAAGTCCATTCAGGGTCTGGAGCAAGAACAAGCTCTCCTTTGCATCACTGTGGCATTAGTTTGTTTGCAAAAGATACCTGCTCGCCGGCCTTCAATGAAAGAGGTTGTGGGGATGCTGACTGGTGAGTTAGAACCACCCAAATTACCACCAGAGTTAACCACGTCAGCTCAGTCACGGTTCTCACACAAGTCCCATAGAAAGGTCCGGTGA
- the LOC133714673 gene encoding transcription factor bHLH120-like isoform X1 — protein sequence MFPLHQGNKLVFQISSSNPHHQNSSEDRILGYASPDGCSSTVLSNNNNMGKSRRRKLVVAALDQTIIENSKDNKKKKMMIHRENERQRRQEMATLYSCLRSLLPLEFIKGKRSTSDHMNEAVNYIKHLQNRIKTLDAKRDELKKFPKISTVIDRRCTTGSSLNSDKVNLPSCFTVQPSSGGVQILVSGGFRKDGLPLISISSVLEILLGQGLTVVSCVSSQVNERLLHTFQIEVDDVESLDLSALEQKLAKALPTSRSTISKFEPRSCQSGQTLCCNPQLEHFTCAEGVYLGSRNPLGSP from the exons atGTTTCCTTTACACCAGGGAAATAAGCTGGTCTTCCAGATTTCATCATCTAATCCTCACCACCAGAATTCATCAGAAGATAGGATTCTCGGATATGCTTCGCCGGATGGATGCAGCAGTACTGTCCTTAGCAACAACAATAACATGGGGAAAAGCCGGCGGCGGAAATTAGTGGTTGCAGCTTTGGATCAGACAATTATTGAAAATTCAAAGgataacaagaagaagaaaatgatgatTCATAGGGAGAATGAAAGGCAAAGAAGGCAAGAAATGGCTACCTTATACTCCTGTCTTAGATCCCTACTCCCCCTTGAATTCATCAAG GGAAAGCGTTCGACGTCTGATCACATGAACGAAGCTGTGAACTACATAAAACACCTCCAGAATAGGATCAAAACATTAGACGCAAAGAGAGATGAATTGAAGAAATTCCCTAAAATAAGCACTGTTATTGACCGTCGCTGCACTACTGGAAGCTCTTTGAATTCAGACAAGGTGAATTTGCCTAGCTGTTTTACAGTCCAGCCAAGTTCTGGTGGAGTGCAAATTTTGGTGAGTGGCGGCTTCAGAAAGGATGGGTTACCACTCATTTCAATCTCAAGCGTTTTGGAAATTCTGCTTGGACAAGGGCTTACTGTTGTTAGTTGTGTCTCCTCCCAAGTAAATGAAAGACTCCTTCACACTTTCCAGATTGAG GTCGATGATGTGGAAAGTCTGGATCTTTCTGCGCTGGAACAGAAGCTAGCTAAAGCGCTTCCAACATCCAGAAGTACTATCTCCAA gttcgaaccccgaagctgtcaaagtggccagacactgtgctgcaatccacagttggagcatttcacatgcgccgaaggggtttatcttgggtctaggaaccctttgggttccccttga